TACAAATAATTGCCTGCTTTACGGAGACTCGTAATATCCCCGTCATGCCCCACTTCGCGTACTAATGTAGGATTTTTTGCATCTTTTACATCATAGAAAGCAATTTTCGTCACCGATTTCCCGTCATAATACGGCTCTCTTTGTGTTTCCACATACTGTGTGTATCCGATAATTAATGTTTGATCATGCAGCATTAAATGCGATGGATAAATATCTTTGCCGACCTTTAAACGCTTTACTACATGCATAGTTTTAGCATCAACAATGACTACTTTATTGTCGACAATCGTATAAATCGATTGGCCGTCCGTAATTGTAATGTCACCTTCTTCAATACCTTCAACCTGGTTGTTTGTTGTAGAGTAACTCGGTCCGCCACTGCCTGAATCTTTGTTTTCCATCGACATCGCCGATTCTTCAACCACCATATCATTAAAGCGACTCGATACCGCATTTTCTTGCGCTACAAACGCCCTAAAGTAATCTTTTAAATCTTCTGTTGTAGTAAGTTTTTCCACTTTCCTTACTACTTCAAGTGCTACCGACTGTTCCTGCTGCGACTTTGCATTTTTCGCGTATGCAGTTTGCTTAATTTCGAGTGTGTACTTCCCTACTTTAAGCCCATCAACAGATAAAGCAGTCCCAGCTTTATCAACCGAAAATTTCACTTTAGCCTTATTGCCGTTTTCATCAACAATTAGAATGGACCCATCCGTTAAACTTTTTTCCGTAATTGGCTGCTTTAACGTAATGGAATACGTTTCTCCTTCGAATAAAATACCCGTAGCCTGCACTTCCGGATTTTTTGCGAACATAAAATAACCGAGTGCCAAAACCGCTACAAGTGATGCGACAAGCCCTATCCCGAAAAATTTGCCGTTTTTCATGTAAACCCTCCCTTTCCATACTTTGTATTAAATTAGACTGGGAAAGAGTGTAAAAGTTACAGAATTTTTTAAATTTTATACTAGACATTTCCATGGGTAAAATAAAGTTCTCTTTCGACCCGTTCGTTTGACTCTTCCATAAGCCGTTGCCAGTTGATGAACCAGCTGAACAACCAGCTTCATTAAAAAAAGCGGATGAAGTTATCGCATAATTTTGTTAAACTAAGGAAAAATACAACTCGTGCTTTTTTCAGGCACGAGTTGTATTTATGTAAGCGGAAATTAACATGTATAAAGTATAGGAGAATACTATGTCCATCCAAATTTATATATTGAGCAAGTTAGCGAAAGAAAGCAGTTATCCATATAAGCTAAAAAAAGAGCTGTCAGAACCGATTCCTTTTGATAAACTGGCGAACCTGACAGAAAGCAAGCTCTATTATCATTTTGAGTCTTTGACAAAACAAGGACTTATCCAGCCAACTGAGATTATTAAAGAAGAAAATCGACCGGATAAGCAAGTTTTCGCTATTACAGAACAGGGTCTTGCATTGCTTCCAAACAAAATTTATCAGCTTTTCGAAAAAGCCGATTCCTTATCAGAAACAATTGTAGGTTTAATGAATCTGGACTTTGTGGATCGTGCAAAAATCATTATGATTCTTGATGAGAAATTACGAAAGCTTGAAAAGAAAAGAGATCATATTAAAAGCTTGAATATGCAGGTTAAGCTGGAGGGTCCTAAAAAAGAAGGTGGAGATTTTTTGACCGGCTATTTTATAAGTCGTTTAGAAAATGAAGGTGAGTGGATTTCTTCACTAATCGAAAAAGTACGGAATCAATCTATTTAAAAAAGCTTCGCATTCGGATGATTTAGATCATCGAATTGCGAAGCTTTTTTGCAGCATGGCATGTAGCTCATCAATTTTTAAAGAAAAGTTTTAAAATAGGTGTTGTAATTTCTTCAAATGACAATGAATTCTTCCTTCGCCTGTTATACCACTTGCGAACGGTTTCAACTACGCCGATCGGTACGGATTTCCCGTCAATTAAATGATAGTATTGCTCATAGCCCTTTTTTAAATGTTCCCACCTGAAATCATTACCGGACATCGTATATTCGGAAACATCGATTATTTTAGCTCGGCCGTTTTGCAACAGTATATTTTTTAAATGAATATCACGCGGGTTCAGCCCCTTGCTGCGCGCATATTCTCTTGCTTCTTCAACATCTTGTATTACCTGTTCCGGAATATGGATGCCTTCAAGAATGCAGTCAAAGAGCGTTTTCCCTTCCTCGTAACTTAATACAAGACAATTGCCGTTCGAGCCATAGCATGTTGAAAAGAAAGGCGAATTGTCTAACTTTCCGTAAACACCTTCTTCCAACATTACTTTTGCCGCTTTGTCTTTCGCATATAGTTTGAATGCATACGCCGGGACATTTTCGGACTGAAAAACTGCCGCATCTGTCCCGATCCCTACACATCTTACACCTTCTGCTTCACCAATGATTGTTACTGGCTCATTATTCGGATTGGATATAACATTTATTTTTGAAAGGGAATCCATTACTTTTTCGAAGTCCTTTACCATATCATCTCTCCCTTCATCAGCGTTAAAGAAAACTACATAATCCAATTACTTTTAAAGGGATTCTATATCGCTCATAATAAAATTCGTTTTTTTATATTAACTATATGTTTATTTAATGAGTTTAACATTAAAATCGCTAGTTCATGTAATCTACCGCTTTGTCCAATATGTAAAAAGCCCTTCACACCATTATGTGAAGGACCTTACCTATTTATTAACTAAGGCTTAATTATTTTTCACAATTTATTCCACAGGGGAAAGTTCGCTTTCTGTTACCCATTTATGATGCGTTACTTCTTCACCTGTTTCTGTATCTTTATAGCTCACCATATATACGGTCGTTTGCTCAACCGAATCGATTGTAGCTGCCGCGCCTTCCATCCCTTCCATGTGATCCGCATTTAATATGACCTCTTCACCG
The sequence above is drawn from the Solibacillus isronensis genome and encodes:
- a CDS encoding serine/threonine protein kinase; amino-acid sequence: MVKDFEKVMDSLSKINVISNPNNEPVTIIGEAEGVRCVGIGTDAAVFQSENVPAYAFKLYAKDKAAKVMLEEGVYGKLDNSPFFSTCYGSNGNCLVLSYEEGKTLFDCILEGIHIPEQVIQDVEEAREYARSKGLNPRDIHLKNILLQNGRAKIIDVSEYTMSGNDFRWEHLKKGYEQYYHLIDGKSVPIGVVETVRKWYNRRRKNSLSFEEITTPILKLFFKN
- a CDS encoding PadR family transcriptional regulator, giving the protein MSIQIYILSKLAKESSYPYKLKKELSEPIPFDKLANLTESKLYYHFESLTKQGLIQPTEIIKEENRPDKQVFAITEQGLALLPNKIYQLFEKADSLSETIVGLMNLDFVDRAKIIMILDEKLRKLEKKRDHIKSLNMQVKLEGPKKEGGDFLTGYFISRLENEGEWISSLIEKVRNQSI